One genomic window of Ruminococcus gauvreauii includes the following:
- a CDS encoding NlpC/P60 family protein produces MHKKRIYRALAIAISVSLILPFSSLVGAEAEDVSGTSPPVETVEPEPEPTGEPTPEPTPDPTEEPTPEPTPDPTEEPTPDPTPTVTPTPEPTGEPTPDPTGEPTPEPTPDPTEEPTPEPTPTVTPEAEETPEPEDEPEPTPTPSPYNSNEELIASQDIIVPPIIVDTFRFTTVDKVYAICQADEMNVYEEKSEDARVVGTMKKDGLCFILKEEGADSEWIYIESGVVRGFVKKADLMTDEKAEKFVSEKKEENLLLAESLIDPLENAALTYTKTTVRQTIVSKEYALVTGENINIREEMNTDSRVIGVLPKDGLCFILADDLDGWVFVESDNVRGFVKKELLTAGEEAKNQVAATGGWKDEQEQHYQDTLKAYSEADKALDEYESSEDRTDEKTQELNQVFAEAKESREEVVEAKDAALSAGEENYTLAEEKIAPEENKACYYTLTSVKDASVSSVIGTSMVEFAKQFLGNPYVWGGTSLTNGADCSGFVQQIYSHFGYSLPRTSREQAQYGTQIPISEAQPGDLIFYANNGTVYHVVMYMGNGQVIHASSSTTGIITSGINYDNAVWATRLISENDSDKIEAVNAKSQSYGASYLLATSDQYGEVLGNFKLTAYCNCSICCGKWAGGPTASGTAPTQGRTVAMAGVPFGTKLIINGRIYTVEDRGTPYGHVDIYMNDHDECNQFGVQYAQTYLLK; encoded by the coding sequence ATGCACAAAAAAAGAATATATAGGGCACTGGCGATTGCGATCTCGGTAAGCCTGATCTTACCGTTTTCGTCTCTTGTAGGAGCTGAGGCGGAGGATGTTTCGGGGACAAGTCCGCCAGTGGAGACGGTAGAGCCAGAACCGGAACCGACGGGAGAGCCGACCCCGGAGCCGACCCCAGACCCAACTGAGGAACCGACCCCAGAGCCGACCCCAGACCCAACGGAAGAACCGACCCCGGATCCGACACCGACGGTAACGCCGACCCCGGAGCCAACGGGGGAGCCGACCCCAGACCCAACGGGGGAGCCGACCCCAGAGCCGACCCCAGACCCAACGGAAGAACCGACTCCGGAGCCGACACCGACGGTAACGCCGGAGGCGGAAGAGACACCGGAACCGGAGGATGAACCGGAGCCGACACCGACACCAAGCCCCTACAATTCCAATGAAGAACTGATCGCTTCTCAGGACATCATCGTACCACCGATCATCGTAGATACGTTCCGATTTACAACGGTTGATAAAGTATATGCGATCTGCCAGGCAGATGAGATGAACGTCTACGAAGAGAAGAGTGAAGACGCACGTGTTGTGGGAACCATGAAGAAGGACGGGCTTTGCTTTATTCTGAAGGAAGAAGGTGCTGACAGCGAATGGATCTACATTGAATCCGGAGTTGTCAGGGGATTTGTGAAAAAAGCCGATCTGATGACGGATGAAAAAGCCGAGAAATTTGTCAGTGAAAAGAAAGAAGAAAATCTGCTGCTGGCAGAATCACTGATCGATCCGCTGGAGAATGCTGCGCTTACTTATACAAAGACGACTGTAAGACAGACGATTGTGTCCAAGGAATACGCACTGGTCACCGGTGAGAATATCAATATCCGCGAGGAGATGAATACCGATTCCAGGGTAATCGGAGTGCTCCCGAAAGACGGACTCTGTTTTATTCTCGCAGATGACCTGGATGGCTGGGTGTTCGTAGAGTCGGACAACGTCAGAGGATTTGTGAAAAAGGAACTGCTCACAGCCGGTGAGGAAGCCAAGAATCAGGTGGCAGCAACCGGCGGCTGGAAAGATGAACAGGAACAGCATTATCAGGACACGCTGAAAGCATACAGCGAGGCCGATAAGGCACTGGATGAGTATGAGTCCAGCGAAGACAGGACAGACGAGAAGACACAGGAACTCAATCAGGTCTTTGCGGAGGCAAAAGAATCCAGAGAAGAGGTTGTAGAGGCGAAGGATGCGGCGCTGTCGGCGGGGGAAGAGAATTATACTCTGGCTGAGGAGAAGATCGCTCCGGAGGAGAATAAGGCCTGCTACTATACATTGACTTCTGTAAAAGATGCGAGTGTATCCAGTGTTATCGGTACGTCAATGGTGGAATTTGCAAAACAGTTCCTGGGAAATCCATATGTATGGGGAGGAACAAGTCTGACCAACGGAGCCGACTGTTCCGGATTTGTTCAGCAGATCTATTCGCATTTTGGGTATTCACTGCCGAGAACATCGAGAGAACAGGCACAGTACGGGACACAGATACCGATTTCGGAAGCGCAGCCGGGAGACCTGATCTTCTATGCGAATAACGGTACGGTTTATCACGTGGTTATGTATATGGGCAATGGACAGGTCATACATGCCAGCTCCAGTACGACCGGTATTATCACATCCGGGATCAACTACGACAACGCCGTCTGGGCGACAAGGCTGATATCTGAAAATGATTCGGACAAGATTGAAGCTGTCAACGCGAAGTCCCAGAGCTACGGTGCTTCCTATCTTCTGGCGACGAGTGACCAGTATGGAGAGGTACTCGGGAACTTCAAACTGACGGCATACTGTAACTGTTCCATCTGCTGCGGTAAGTGGGCAGGCGGACCTACGGCGAGCGGAACAGCTCCGACACAGGGAAGAACTGTAGCTATGGCCGGTGTACCGTTTGGGACAAAGCTGATCATCAACGGAAGGATCTATACCGTAGAGGACAGGGGAACACCATATGGACATGTGGATATCTATATGAATGATCACGATGAGTGTAACCAGTTTGGCGTTCAGTATGCACAGACATATTTACTGAAGTAA